One window of Balearica regulorum gibbericeps isolate bBalReg1 chromosome 10, bBalReg1.pri, whole genome shotgun sequence genomic DNA carries:
- the CRBN gene encoding protein cereblon isoform X1: MAAEEGGGEPHNNMGNHLQLVPAESEEEEDNEMEVEDQDSKEAEKPNIINFDTSLPTSHVYLGSDMEEFHGRTVHDDDSCQVIPVLPHVMVMLIPGQTLPLQLFRPQEVSMVRNLIQKDRTFAVLAYSNAREREAHFGTTAEIYAYREEQEYGIETVKVKAIGRQRFKVLEIRTQSDGIQQAKVQILPERVLPSTMSAVQLQSLSRCHVFPSSKPTAWQDRAIHQWWQKYQKRKFHCASLTSWPPWLYSLYDAETLMERVKRQLHEWDENLKDESLPTNPIDFSYRVAACLPIDDALRIQLLKIGSAVQRLRCELDIMNKCTSLCCKQCQDTEITTKNEIFSLSLCGPMAAYVNPHGYIHETLTVYKASNLNLSGRPSTEHSWFPGYAWTIAQCRICGNHMGWKFTATKKDMSPQKFWGLTRSALLPRIPETEDDSGHDRSPLLCL; the protein is encoded by the exons CAGagagtgaggaagaggaggacaatGAAATGGAAGTTGAAGATCAAGATAgtaaagaagctgaaaagccgAACATCATTAATTTTGATACCAGTTTGCCAACATCACATGTG tatttaggCTCTGATATGGAAGAGTTTCATGGAAGAACAGTGCATGATGATGACAGCTGTCAGGTGATTCCAGTGTTGCCCCATGTGATGGTGATGTTGATTCCTGGACAGACGTTACCCCTTCAGCTTTTTCGCCCTCAAGAGGTTAGCATGGTGCGGAATTTAATTCAGAAAGACAGAACATTTGCTGTTCTTGCATACAG TAATGCACGTGAAAGGGAAGCGCATTTTGGAACAACAGCAGAAATATATGCCTACAGAGAAGAGCAGGAATATGGAATTGAAACAGTCAAAGTGAAAGCAATAGGAAGACAGAGGTTCAAGGTGCTTGAAATAAGAACCCAGTCAGATGG aATCCAGCAGGCTAAAGTACAAATCCTTCCTGAGCGAGTGCTGCCTTCAACAATGTCAGCAGTACAGCTGCAGTCTCTCAGCCGATGCCATGTATTTCCTTCTTCGAAACCTACAGCGTGGCAGGACCGAGCTATACATCAATGGTGGCAGAAATATCAAAAG agGAAGTTCCACTGTGCAAGTTTGACATCTTGGCCTCCCTGGCTCTACTCTCTATATGACGCT GAAACCTTGATGGAAAGAGTCAAGAGGCAGCTACATGAATGGGATGAAAATCTTAAAGATGAATCTCTTCCAACAAACCCAATAG ATTTTTCTTACAGAGTTGCTGCTTGCCTGCCAATTGATGACGCATTACGTATACAGTTGCTTAAAATAGGCAGTGCTGTTCAGCGACTCCGGTGTGAATTAGATATTATGAACAAA tgtACATCTCTTTGCTGTAAGCAATGCCAAGACACAGAAATAACTACCAAGAATGAAATATTCAG TTTATCCTTATGCGGACCCATGGCAGCATATGTGAATCCTCACGGGTACATCCACGAAACTCTTACTGTATATAAAGCCTCCAATTTGAATCTCAGTGGACGACCATCGACAGAGCACAGCTGGTTTCCTGG GTATGCCTGGACTATAGCCCAGTGCAGAATCTGTGGGAACCATATGGGATGGAAGTTCACAGCTACCAAAAAGGATATGTCCCCTCAGAAATTCTGGGGTTTGACACGATCTGCTCTCCTGCCTCGGATCCCAGAAACAGAGGACGACTCAGGCCACGATAGATCACCGTTACTCTGCCTGTAA
- the CRBN gene encoding protein cereblon isoform X2, translating into MAAEEGGGEPHNNMGNHLQLVPESEEEEDNEMEVEDQDSKEAEKPNIINFDTSLPTSHVYLGSDMEEFHGRTVHDDDSCQVIPVLPHVMVMLIPGQTLPLQLFRPQEVSMVRNLIQKDRTFAVLAYSNAREREAHFGTTAEIYAYREEQEYGIETVKVKAIGRQRFKVLEIRTQSDGIQQAKVQILPERVLPSTMSAVQLQSLSRCHVFPSSKPTAWQDRAIHQWWQKYQKRKFHCASLTSWPPWLYSLYDAETLMERVKRQLHEWDENLKDESLPTNPIDFSYRVAACLPIDDALRIQLLKIGSAVQRLRCELDIMNKCTSLCCKQCQDTEITTKNEIFSLSLCGPMAAYVNPHGYIHETLTVYKASNLNLSGRPSTEHSWFPGYAWTIAQCRICGNHMGWKFTATKKDMSPQKFWGLTRSALLPRIPETEDDSGHDRSPLLCL; encoded by the exons agagtgaggaagaggaggacaatGAAATGGAAGTTGAAGATCAAGATAgtaaagaagctgaaaagccgAACATCATTAATTTTGATACCAGTTTGCCAACATCACATGTG tatttaggCTCTGATATGGAAGAGTTTCATGGAAGAACAGTGCATGATGATGACAGCTGTCAGGTGATTCCAGTGTTGCCCCATGTGATGGTGATGTTGATTCCTGGACAGACGTTACCCCTTCAGCTTTTTCGCCCTCAAGAGGTTAGCATGGTGCGGAATTTAATTCAGAAAGACAGAACATTTGCTGTTCTTGCATACAG TAATGCACGTGAAAGGGAAGCGCATTTTGGAACAACAGCAGAAATATATGCCTACAGAGAAGAGCAGGAATATGGAATTGAAACAGTCAAAGTGAAAGCAATAGGAAGACAGAGGTTCAAGGTGCTTGAAATAAGAACCCAGTCAGATGG aATCCAGCAGGCTAAAGTACAAATCCTTCCTGAGCGAGTGCTGCCTTCAACAATGTCAGCAGTACAGCTGCAGTCTCTCAGCCGATGCCATGTATTTCCTTCTTCGAAACCTACAGCGTGGCAGGACCGAGCTATACATCAATGGTGGCAGAAATATCAAAAG agGAAGTTCCACTGTGCAAGTTTGACATCTTGGCCTCCCTGGCTCTACTCTCTATATGACGCT GAAACCTTGATGGAAAGAGTCAAGAGGCAGCTACATGAATGGGATGAAAATCTTAAAGATGAATCTCTTCCAACAAACCCAATAG ATTTTTCTTACAGAGTTGCTGCTTGCCTGCCAATTGATGACGCATTACGTATACAGTTGCTTAAAATAGGCAGTGCTGTTCAGCGACTCCGGTGTGAATTAGATATTATGAACAAA tgtACATCTCTTTGCTGTAAGCAATGCCAAGACACAGAAATAACTACCAAGAATGAAATATTCAG TTTATCCTTATGCGGACCCATGGCAGCATATGTGAATCCTCACGGGTACATCCACGAAACTCTTACTGTATATAAAGCCTCCAATTTGAATCTCAGTGGACGACCATCGACAGAGCACAGCTGGTTTCCTGG GTATGCCTGGACTATAGCCCAGTGCAGAATCTGTGGGAACCATATGGGATGGAAGTTCACAGCTACCAAAAAGGATATGTCCCCTCAGAAATTCTGGGGTTTGACACGATCTGCTCTCCTGCCTCGGATCCCAGAAACAGAGGACGACTCAGGCCACGATAGATCACCGTTACTCTGCCTGTAA